The genomic interval CGCCGTCTTCTTCGGCCTCATGGTTCCCGACGGCCCCATTCGAGTGGCCCTGAGAGACAAGATGCAAGACATTGTCGCCGGCATTATGCTGCCGCTCTACTGCGTCACCAGCGGGCTCAAGACCGATTTGAGAACGATCAATGAAGACTGGAAATTGGCCGGCGTTCTCGTTCTAATCTCTGTTCTCGCCGCCTTCGCTAAAGTCgtctccaccttcatcatcgcCGTCATGTACACCATGCCGCTGAGCGACGCCCTCACGCTCGGCTTCCTAATGAACACCAGAGGCATCATCGCGTTGCTCATCCTGAACATCGGACGCCGCAAGGGAGTGATCAGCGAGGAATCGTTCGCGCTGATGATAATGATTTCTCTGTTCATGACGGCGGTGGCCACACCGGTGATAACGTACTTGCAACGGCCGTTTAGGCGCATCGTCGGGTACAAGCGGCGCAATTTGCAACGATCAAAGCCGGACACGGAGCTCCGTGTGCTGGTGTGCGTCCACAACACCCGCAACGTGCCGGCCATCATCACGCTGCTCGAAATCTCTTGCCCCACCAAGCGATCGCCCATTTTCATCTACGCCGCCCACCTCGTTGAGCTCGCCGGCCGCACCCCCACCTTGCTGATCGGCCACAGCTCAGAAGGCGATAGGAGAAGGCCGATGGGGATCTCCGATCCGCAGGGGCAGGCCGACCACGTCTTCCACGCCTTCGACAACTACGAGAAGCAGGCCGGCGGTGTGTCGGTGCAGACGCTGAGCATCATCTCACCGTACTCGAGCATGCACGAGGACATCTGCAACCTGGCGGAGGACAAGCACGTGACCGTCATCATCCTTCCCTTCCACAAGCAGCAGACCGTCGACGGCGGGCTGGAGCCCATCAACGCCTCCCTCAAGATGATGAACGAGAACATCCTCGCCGCCTCGCCCTGCTCCGTTTGCATCCTAATCGACCGCGGGCTGAGCAGCAGGAGCCGCCTGTCCCGCGACGAACGCTTCTCCCACCACATTGCACTGCTCTTCTTCGGCGGTGCAGACGACAGGGAGGCGCTCTCCTACTGCCGGCGTGTGATCGAGAACCCCACCGTCGGCCTCACTGTCGTGAGGTTCGTGCCGGCAGACAAACCGGCAGGGTCGCCGGCTCATTCGCCAGCAACGATCTCAATCGTGACGGGCGACGGGGAGGAGGGGAAACTGGACGAGGAGTACTTGAACGAGTTCCGGGTGCGGTACGCCGGCAACGAGTCGGTGGTGTACGCTGAGCACGTGACGAGCAACGCAGTGGAGACGGTCTCGGTAATCAGGGAGATGGGGGACACGCACGACCTGTACGTGGTTGGGCGGAGCCAGTCGGAGGAGGCGGCGGCGCTCACGTCGGGGCTGACGGAGTGGGCAGAGTGCCCGGAGCTAGGGCCTATCGGGGATTTGTTGGCGTCGTCAGACTTCGCCATGTCAGTGTCCGTGCTGGTGGTGAATCAATACGTGGCAAGGCCGCCGCCTGCCGGAGGGCATGCGGCGGGAGATGACGGGGGGCATCGGACGCCGTTGCAACGGTTGATGAgccatgtcaatccgaggtcattgGCGACGGCCGCCGATGCAGGGATGCCGCAGGCTGCCgccagaatttaattaagttgtagTTTAATTGGTATAGTAAAAATAAGATTAATTAGCTAGGACTAATTGTGTGATAAATTTCTGCTTTTGTttgttaaattaatcaaattttacACACAATTATTTAGTCTATAAAACTTATTTAGAcctctaaaataaatttttaaaaaatagatctgCTATCATGTGTTAGGGATAAACCCTATATCGTCAATTCCTAATAATCGATCATTATATTAAAGATATCATATGCACACCGTCTGTTATACCATGAGTCCAAAACTTATTTAAACCTAAAAACCTCTATTTGTAGAGGTCATTAGCTATAGATGCTGATACACTAATCCTTGGAGCTTACCTCTTTTAGGACTCAATTTTGTTTAGGATAGTGGCAAAAACAATGCAATAATTACTACAATCAAGCAAATGGAAGAATCTAATGTATTTCATGTAGACGATTAAGCACCGCCACCGCATAATCGAAGACGTGTAAACATAAAGAGGAGAGTGGTTTGGTATTCAGATATCTAAATACTTGGAATCTTACCCCTAGTCAAAGTGTTAGGAAAGATACAAGAGGTCTTCTCGGACGGTGCGATATTTAAAATATACAATTTTATCATATGAAATCTTAAGGTTAAATTTCGACATATCCGAATATATCTTCCCCCATGTCTTAACCGTCTGTATTAATGACTAATAACcatccgtaatttacctccttcATATTTATCTAAAGACATATGACAAGGACACGGGAGACGAGTGGATCGTCTTTTTTTTACCACATATGAAGGATCCAAGATGTCTTCAATGGTTGGCATATTCATACAACATTAGAATGTTGCCACCAATACCTTTAGGATCAATTCCAAATAATTGTCCCAATATCTTTTTGCATATGCTGTCGTTACTATACAAAGCCCCCTATAATTTACCTCCCTTCTAGATAGTGAGTGCATCATGAAGGAACCGCCGAGATGACGATTTCACCTTTTTATTGCCAATGAATGATCCAAGATACGCAAGATACATGATAGATCAAATGAGCACACATGGAAGTGACAAGTCAAACATACAAATAACTCACTTATAATCATAATTGGTATTTTAGAGATGGTAAGCCAGTGAGCTATTTACAACTGAGTCATACATTCATCTGAATGCTTGCGCACGAGACTGTCTACCTGTTATAGACTGATGTGATTATTTAGAAGACCAGATGCACTTTTTGTGGCTTGAAAGAGCATGTGTTTAAAGATGTGAGCCAATCAACCGATTATAGAGGAGGATTAGATGGTGATCACAAATACAGTAGGAGATCAAGATTCATTAACGAGGAACAACCAGCTTGATGAAGATTCACCACCTTGCCATGTAGATTATAATTCATGTATATATGATAAAATCAAAGCACATTTGAGGATTTACGGTGGTACCAATCTTTGAATATCTACTCGGATTTTGATATCAGAAATGAATAGCTAGCTATCTTTGACCAAGATTGTCCATTGTGCATTTATCTTttcattaacaaaaaaaaaaaacagtgactAAATCTCGAAGGAAATCCCCAAGCGGCAAAACTTAACTGTGTTTCCTTGTTTCAAGCCCTAGGAAGCCTACTGAACAATGCATTTTCAGGGTTGCAATAAGAGATGTGTCGAGGGAAGAAAGAGGCAGAACAAAACCAATAGCAAAAACACCTACTAATGTTACTCCTACATATCAAAAACAAATTTagattaatttgaattaaattcaatAACATAGGCAGCCTGCCGATCACAAAGAGCAAAGAGAAATAaacaaaattcataattaaacagACACAATTAACTTAACACTAAAAAAAGGATTAATAACACTAGTAAgcgtgaaatttttttaaaaagagtgcaaaaaaaaaaacaaaaacaaaaaaattctCAGGTTGGTTCAATagaaaaactctttaaaaatgtGTTACTAAATTAATAGGAACTAAGATATCAATTTTAAGTATGTAGGGTGACCAATCCGTGGATCCAGATAATGAACCTTTGAGATCATAATCCCACTGCTAACCTGTTTGTTTAGTTTCTGGCAGATGCTCTGATTGCAGAGCCAGCACTACTGTTTCCACGGCCACCGACAAAGTCCATGCCGTCAACTCTCTGGTAACCGACATCACCTCGATTTGGATATCTCCCCCTACCACCACCTCTTCCTCCAAAATCAGGTTTAGTATCAAAGTCCCTTCTGCCATAACCACGACCGCCACCATAAAAGCTTCCACGCCCTCTTGCATCATTGCGGAACCCACCTCTTGCATCAAATCTACCTCTGCTACCAACTGgagaaatcaaattttaaacaattaggccattggaaaaaaaaaatacatacaaGTGGGTGGAAGTTTAAAATTGAGAGTATAAAACCCGTAACCTCGTGAACCTGTGGCCCTTTTTTCTTCAACATAAGCTTGGCGACCGCCAATCATTACAGGCGAGGCCTACATTTAAAGAAAACAAACTCAAAAATGAAAGTTTATTTGCTAGGATAGAAGCATGCAAATTGTTTTCATTTAATGACTAAAACAATTAGGAAGTTGTAAAATTCAAGCGGTAGTGGCATTTTATTCATATACTAATCAATTTTGAAGCTCACAACTGACTTCAACAAAGCCATGATCTGCAACCAACTCCAATTTATATATTCTGACATGAGGTCAGAGAACAGATTCAATGAATTGTAATTTGGTATAAACTTCAAAGTAAAAAAGAAACGAGGTTTATTCTATTAGGGCTTGATGGTGAAATCCAGATACATGGGAAATGATGCTCAGATAAAAATAACTTATGCACATAGATATGAATCATCTAAGTGAAATAAAGTTACACTAGCATTTTGCAGCCCTTTAGatcttaagcatgactaccgcaTAGCTCCAATAATATTAAACAGCTACCATTATGGTGGGCAATTGACCTAGAAATTATGGGAATTTGGATGAGCTAAGGAGGCAAGGGAATGAAGCGGTGACAAAAGTGAGATGAGGGGGAGAtgaaaaatgaaaaccaaaaggGAAGGATGGGTAATCAGGAACAAATCagggaaattattattattttctaaattttaccttaaaagagaaggaaaaaaattcCACAGTTCATACTCTCCAAATTACTCAATTGGAACTATCCGCAAGTACAACTAAATTGACTATAGAATCATATCCCATCTCGGTATCAATAGTTTCTCACGGTTCTAGGTCATCCAAGGTTCAACCATGGTTTGTAAAATCGTGATCCAGATCATAGAAGCCCTAAATCGATCCGAGATCGATTGGGATCGAATTTTATAATAGAATCGGAAATGAATCACTTGAATCGTACAATATCGTGTGGAATCGATCGATGATCTTACGTTATAAACGATCCGAATGTGGCACTGGAACCAACCGTCCTCGTTAGCGTCTAGCAGCAGCAACAGAGGGGACACACAATTACGTGAGCGTGCGTGAGGCGGCACCAACGGCTTGGCGCGAACGACGTCTCTAGTTTCTTGCGGCTTGCGGAGGGGGATGAGCGAGGAGACGTCGGAGATGCATGAGGAGACACCGCTAACGGCTATTTTCCGATTGCTCGATGGGGAAGAGGGGAGCAGTGGTGAGGCCTTGTGCGAGTGAGGCTGAGGGGAGCAACGGCGGCGAGCACCTCGCGCGGTGAGGGAAGAGGAGAGCGACAATGAATTGATCGGGAGAGGATACGACACAGTACATTGATTTTAACTTTtggttttttattaaaactttatttaattaattcaatcaattcctaacttaaatatgATAGTTTAGTTTAAACAGAAGCCTAATCGAATTatcctattaaaatatatataaatttattttaaaatttaaaaaatataaattaattatatttatttattatatatttttccaACCTTGTTATTAGtatcattaatattattattattattattattaattgatattcaaatatcatattttaattttcattgatcaatttgatcatcctattaaatactaatttaaattttaagggtttttggtaggattGTATGATTCTCTAATCCGATTTTGACTCGAAATCGATCGCGCGTAGGATCGCAATCCTACAAACCATAGGCTCAGTTGAATTCAAACCAAATCAGATCTAAtattatttaggtttgtatttctTTTCTTCAGTCCCCACAACCCACACACGCATCCCGTGGCCACTTGCATTCACATGTCGTTTATGGCCACACGTGGCTATCAACGGCCACCATCCGCAAACACCCATTATCACCCATTGCTTGCAACAGCGATCGTAATCCAACACACACGCCCTATCTCGCCATAACCCACATGCGTGTCCTATGGCCACTTACATCCGCCTTACGTTTGTGGCCACCCGTGGGCTATAAATGGCCTTGCATTCACAAACACCCATGATCACTCACTGATTGCAACAACAACTGCAATTAAACACATGCGCCCTATCTCACACCGAtaatttcttcctctcctctttatGTCTATATCCCCTTTGGTGTGCTGGTGCTAAGGGTTTCATGTATTGGTCGATGGGGTGAAACGATAAGTTTCACTAGTGTCGATTGACACTGCTCGACATTTCAAACATTGGATCTAGGAGAGATAATGGTTTGGCCATGCTCCAATCATGCCGATAGTGGTTCACAAATAAAATCCGAGGATAATGATTTGTTTATGACCAATGTCAACTAGATGATGGAAAGTGATGGCATGTcattataaatattcttttagaagtagtTGGAGTACTACTTGAATATGCCTACTCTTTCTCTCTTTCAGTTCTTGTGTAAGATTACCTGCCTATACTAAATGAATATGAGCATATATAATAAAATCCAGCCAACAATTGCCTAGCACCTAGGCAGTATTAGTGGACTCCAGTGATCAACATGAAAACAATATTaacatagaaaaaatattaaggaataaGAATGACTAATATTAATGTACATATGTGATATACGTATCCCTAATCAATCAAAGTAAGTTTACAATCATAAATACACAAATTATAATTGCtaaataagcactaagaatatgATAACAATGAAACATATTATATTTCAaattgatcacaacaaaaaaaaaaaatcagtaattCATTGTCATGAATCCAAATTGCATAAAATGCCAGTTCATAATTAGTATAGCATAAACAGGATAACTATCTATCATCATAGTGCAATGAAGGAAGTTCAAACCTCTAAGAGGAGAAAAAACTATTAGAAAAATCTCATTGAGTTAAAATATCAAATGGATGGAAATGGTTGCAAGCCACTAGTGTTGAGTGAAAACAAGAGGCAAAAATCATGTGGGGTGTGAGGCTCAAGCAAATAGaaagaattataattattttctaatatcaAATGAACTAACATCTTCAAACACAATCTTAGGGTTGTTTGGAGTTTGGACCACCTAGAAAAACCATTTGGATCACCAAGGTCACTGTTTAGAACAATATTGTTACCTTGTACATTCAAAACCACAAAAACTTAATTTCCTTTTCCCCTTGTCCTTTCGatagttctttttcaaaaattttatttttattcaattCCAACTTTCGAAGCTAATCAATTCTACTAGTTTGATAATGAGTCCTCTTTTGTATCAGTGCATATGAAACTGGCAGTAGTTTTCAAAATCTAGACAAATTTCAGTTAGGTTGGTAAGCTGGTCCTAGTTCAGATCAAGTTCTACAATCAACAATTTCACATAAAGCATACAGATGAAAAAACACCCTAATATAAGATTAAACTTGGATATACTCAGAGATTTAGATTTGGGATTTGGATTTCTGATATTGCATGGATGAAAGCTCAATCTAATTTGACTATAAACCCACTCTAAATTTGAGCAGCATGCAACAAGTAAGATCAAGTATAATAGAAGTACCTCTAGTGCTTTCTGGACAGAATTCGCAGCCTCAAACTCTACAAATCCATAACAGAAACCTTGTAGCTATGGACAAAATCAAAATGTATACTTCTGTATTAGGGTAAACCAAAAGTCAAAggaaatcaaaaattaaatactGGAaggctttaaaaaaaaacaaaccttGTGACTTCTAACTTGTATTCCATCAGCCTTAATTGGACCAAATTTATTAAACTCTTGTTCAAGTTGCTCAGGTGTTGCATCCAATGGCAAACTTTTCACAAATATGGAATGGCCATCAGCTAAAAAAAGCATACCATGTATAAGTATCAAGAGAATTTCTGAAGTTACTCGCAAAAGGAAATTTTAGCTAAATGAAAAGATCATTACCACCTTCTGCCTCAATAACATTGCTTCTTTCTGCAGTACTAGAATTGGTAGTAGGTGCATCAGTTGTAGGAACTGCTGAAGGAGCAGGGACAGGCACTGGTTCTGCTTTAACTGTTGGTTGCCTATGAGGAATGCGTGCCGGGACTGATACAGCAGTACTATCTTTCATAATCTTTACCTGCATCCACACTCTAGATCCTTACAAGAGGTATGCTAAGATACAGGTAAGCTAACAGGCATTTACATATGTAGTTTCATTGGAACTTTTGATCCATAGAAAGACAACATACATACATATATTTGTATTCAAAAAATGGCCATTTGATATCAAACATAGtccttttttcttttccttttttcaaTAAGTATGTTTTAGGGAAATGTATTAATCCCTAGATAGTCCCCTCTACTATGTAAATGCATTGTTCTTCTTATAACTTTACAATTACACTCATGGAGGCTATATATTCACATCTAAGTCTCTGTATAATATTATACATAAGTGCCTAACACTCCTCTAAAACTGGTTCAAATATATTGAAAAGACACAACTTGTTAAGAGATGTACTCAGCTCTAGGACCTCTTAAGGACTTATCAATAGCTAATTAATCAGTTAAGCATAGTTTTTATATAGAAATAGTGCTTAATTGATATACCAGATTCCAATACTTCTTTCTTCTCTGTAATTTTTAAATTGTCCTTATATTGGATTTTGTACAACAGCTTATACTATTTATTATGCAATGTGTTAGACGAGATCTAAATTTTCAGACCTTTGACACAGTGGGTGATAAGTGTCAGGGTGATACCACAGGGAGGCGAATGATGAGGGCATGTGGGATGGACAAATAATGACAAGTATTGGGATGATGGTGATGGTCATTGGATGAAAAACAGTTCATGAACAAGGCACAGCGAAAGACAATGTTGGTGGATGCTGCAAAAGTAGCATCCAAATTTAGAGCTAATTTTTCAGATTTCATGTTTCTTGATGCAaatcaaaatagaataagaaagtAGATGAGACAAGATTGTGGGCCTAGTTTGACTATCTCAAGGCAGAAGAGAGCAGCTCAATTGATGGTCTCAAGGAAAAGCAAATGGAACTTTTATTCACTAtgggaaaataaaattttgaggacTCTTCAGTAATAAAAGTAACAATGATATaggttttaaataaataaataaataaaaacaaaaaatcaaCCTAATTTAGGCTCAGTCAAGATACATAaggtaaattgaaaaaaaaatgtacagaaaataaaataatataaaactcTGGAGCTAGAAAATGGTTCATATAAAATAATTCAATGTGATTAGAAGATCCAACAcaacattttaattttattgatttTCTGATTATTTTTAGTCTACTTTGCATAAGTTTCAATTAGAATGACCAAGGCTAACAATGCTATCTCATATTCTACTTCATCCCATCTGGTATCACCCAGTGGTGTCAGAGCTAAAAGGCCTTCTACATATCTGATCCCTACTACAACTTCCTCCACTACTGCTTTCCACCACAACTTCCCTATTTGTTTCAACCAAAAAGATATTCCATTTCAACTTGTCAAAATCAAACTCGTCGATGCAGATAGAATACTATAAAATAAAACCAGTtggtataaataaaaaaaatatgtttcgAGCTATAGATGATACCACCAGACATAAAACAGGTTACATATAACAAAAACAAACGAGGATATAAGATCATTCTCTACTTTTATCAATTTCATGATAAAGGCACATATTTCAATCAAACACCTCGCATATAATCAAAGAGAATTGTTACTGGTTATCAAATTATAACCCTTACAACAACCCTAAATCCCTTGTATAGGTTTTATAATAAACCCAATCTAGTTAAGACTTGGAATCATGACTATTACTAATGCTTAGGCAAATATAgaccaaatttaattaaaattagcaAACAAAATTATGATAATTGGGATCTTGGAACTAatctattttatttaaattgtttTGTAAGTTCTAAAATTACGTGAACAAGCTcacaatagaaaattttcaaGCATTTATATCAGCCCTAAACACTAAAAACCCTAAAACCCAAGACCTGcttgcttaaattttatattattaccATTTGGCTTGTCAATCATCAAGTTAATCTACTAACCAATCATCAAGTTAATCTACTTTCTATCAATTTATGATGCTGTGAGTTAAAACTAAAAAGTGAATGACAATGAAAGATGGGATAAATTGCTACTAAAATTGTTCATCAAATGGGAAGTCTCGCAAGTTACCAATTAGcttctaaaaagaattatcacAAAATTACATTGCTAAAGAATATTGTTTAACAAATAAAAAAGACCATTATatctatttatttagtttaattcaTAAGTGGGAAATGTGCTAGAAAACATCAGCTATACATGTTCAATGATATTAAATGAAAGGTGACGTTACACGATACGATACAACTAGAAAAATAAACATTTGAAAGCAAATAGatgacaaaataaataaaatggcAAAGATATGAGCAAAGCAATTAATAGACACTAATTATAAGAGTTGAATATTAGAGTGGAAGTGAGATGcattaaggaaaataaaaagaatacTTTCTAGATAATGCATTTAAAAAACATTCATATATTTTGAACATTACTAGTAATAATGCCTCAATAGAGATCAATGAAGGATAAGTTCAATGTGGTGGAACAAATAACTAGGGAAAACATGCCTAGCACAAAATGAATGGCAAACATAGAATCAATGTAGCAAATAGAATgtataattctaaaaaaaacatgaaatgaGGTTATGACAAAAAGATCAACAATAAGGTTGACCTTTAGTACTCACAATGGAAGCATATGATTTCTTTGGCATGTCTTCTTGGGCAGTGACAGGACTTGATTCAACTACCACCACCGGGCTAACAGATGGAACTTCGTTAATCACCTTTGCAATAGGTTCTTCCTCTTCCACAACGAGGCCATTTTCTGAAGGCTTATAGACTTCCTCCTTGTTCAACACCTCATCCTCTACTGAGACAGTTTGATCTAGAGCTTGTTCCTCTTGTTGTGGAGGTAAAGCTGCAGGTCAAAAGCAACAGCAAGATTTTTGTTTTAATAAACCGATAAAATCTACAGCAAGACTAGAGAGTTATCAAGATAGACCTTCCTCTGCAGCATGAGGTTCAGCATTACCATTCGCCAGGCCCTGATTCACCTGCTGGTGTTCAGCCTCTTCCACAAATCTGAATATGTCGTTCAGCACAAAAAAGCCATTATCCTGGGGAGCAAGGAAGAAAGACTGGATGAAGCTTCTCTTGACATTGTCCTCCCCTGTGAGGTACCCAGTCACAAGAACAGACACCCCATCACCAAGAGATTCTTGTGCATCCACAGTCTTCATCTCAGCTCCAACATGACCAGTCGACAACAACAGCTTCTGGTTGATCGCCTGCATCCCGTTCAACAATAAATACAAGAGAAGAAAAAGTTTATTAGAAGAAGAAAAGAATCTAAGGTGAGCATAacgggaagaagaaaaaaattgagtTGGATGCAATCACCTCAGTGGTGGTGACCAAAACCATGGCGCCATGAGAATCTAGCCTGCCAAGCTTGCTGCTTTCCTGGTAGAACCGGTGCAGCATATCAGGCGAATGCTGAAGGATATGATAGTACTGATCCACGAACGCGTTGCCCACCTGGATCACCAGCCATCATATCAGACGATCGCAACAACAAAAAGAAAATCGAAAAAATCAAAAGAGACAGAACGGCGCAAACGAATCCGCTACCACTTCAGCAGGAAGCGGAGATCTTTCAACACCGGTCGGCTGTGCTGCCATTTGGCTTGAGGCGGAGGTCCGGTAAAGCCCTAGAAACGGATCCGAAGGGAAGCCAAGCCGAGGACGACTCAGGTGGTCGGAAGAGATCAGTTGGTGGCTGCCTCCCTGTTCTAGGGTTTTGATCTGGAGCTCGCGATCTAGGACCGAAGGGGAAGCAAACCGAGGGTCGCGGAGTTTTAACACGACGGGACGAAAATAGGCACGTGCGAAATCACATGCTACTCCCACGCACGCGGTGGAGCTATTATTTACCTTCATGCCAAGCACGACACGTGGTCTATTTACGATCCGAGATTACgttaaaaagagatatttattTTCATTGTAGTAAATATGTATTTCTATTATTGGCCGGTAACATACTACAAATTCAACATAATTAGAAAATTACTGTTGATATGATGACATCATAAATACTATAAGTTTATGATATAATaattatagaaataaatatttagaaaaaatagtTACTGTATGcagataattttaaattaagaaaGGTGTAAATGCAGTAGAAGAGAATCAATATGTCATAATGAATTTATAGCATGACGAATATTAAATAGGACagcattttaataataaatagtgTGCATTGCGTGATTGTTGATTCgttaaaatatattatatgttttgataatatcaaatatatgttagAAAATCttatttatttcaaatttaataCGTGGAagattataaaatatatttttttgagtGAATAAAAAACTAATTTCTAAAATCATATGCATGTCATCAGTTTAATTAGAATTGATATGACAAAGTCTGTAATCCAGTAATATTTTATTCtcctatatttaaaaaaaatatttaatcttccttattAAAAGTTAGATGtgaaaaacttataaaaggactcttttattattttttaataataataataaagaaaaaagGTATATTAAATTAACTATTATATTAATCCTATTTTTTATCAAGTAATATTTTACTCTCCTCTatctaaaaaataatatttaactcCTCTTTAATTAAAAGTCATAtgtgataaattttataaaagataattatattcttatctttttttgaattattttttaataataataaaagagaaaatatattaaaatgactattatatttttcaataaaaatcctcataaaattatACACACATGggcataaataataaaaaaaatagtaactCTGAAAAGGATATCAACCAAAAACTCATTCTATCATCCTCAccaaactaaaaaaaaacaaaattctaaattgatgaatcaaaattaaatgaaaataGAATAAAGTTCATCATTAAAaatctcatcatcatcatcatcatcatcatcatcaaatgtGCAATACAATAAAGTAAGAGTGATTTTAGTTCATCAATTTAAAATTCTAACCCTTTTTTGGTTTGGTGAGGGTGGTAAAATGAGTTTTGGCGGTTATCTTTTTAGAGTTGCaacttttatgttgtttatgcaaGAATATGTATTAATTGTTAGTGCAATCATGCATTGGaggtttcaatgtgttgacaattatttaagtttagattaatacGTTGGATCGAACATGAGTTACAAATTTATAGGAGAAGTCCTTGTAGGTCGGAAGATCGAATGCAAGGCAAAAGAAGTAtatggtgttggatcgagacgcacatGAGGGGaagagggtgaatcacgtggttttcaaaattttcttttaaaaacaaagtaTGTATGCGCAGcagaaaaaaacaaaaatagaaaGGTACAAGAACGCAAGCagttttatttggttcagagTCTTCGGGGACTCCTACTCTAATACCAagatcccgcggacctatcgataggtaatcAACTAATAGCTTCTTCCGGAACTGTcagaagaggggatcgagtacaaaagaAGAATCAGaaaagtgtaacacgctacactttctTTTATACAACAATTTAAATACAACATTAAAgttcgttacccaacaccttcaTAGATGATCAGATTAGGCTCGATGTTGGATGACTCTTTAGCAGTGATC from Zingiber officinale cultivar Zhangliang chromosome 6B, Zo_v1.1, whole genome shotgun sequence carries:
- the LOC121990992 gene encoding cation/H(+) antiporter 15-like — encoded protein: MAIRPLPSSLTGDDVVCYSPKLLAIEGVWQNVDPLDYDLPLFMIQIIIIVVASRALDFLLRPLRQPRAFAEIIAGIILGPTLLGQEHGFGRTIFPPQSILTLETAAHIGLTYFIFLVGVEMDVALLRRAGQKSMAIGVVGVVLPFGVGSATAFALRSLVSEAMDSVPFFLFFGVANSVTAFPVLAHILAKTKLLNSEIGRICVSASFVSNGIMWFIFIITLSVAEPEADPLSSLWITLSYVAFLIFCFVCLRPIVLWQLQRIPEGQPASDFDVCLLLSIMMLAGVLTEAIGFYSVSGAVFFGLMVPDGPIRVALRDKMQDIVAGIMLPLYCVTSGLKTDLRTINEDWKLAGVLVLISVLAAFAKVVSTFIIAVMYTMPLSDALTLGFLMNTRGIIALLILNIGRRKGVISEESFALMIMISLFMTAVATPVITYLQRPFRRIVGYKRRNLQRSKPDTELRVLVCVHNTRNVPAIITLLEISCPTKRSPIFIYAAHLVELAGRTPTLLIGHSSEGDRRRPMGISDPQGQADHVFHAFDNYEKQAGGVSVQTLSIISPYSSMHEDICNLAEDKHVTVIILPFHKQQTVDGGLEPINASLKMMNENILAASPCSVCILIDRGLSSRSRLSRDERFSHHIALLFFGGADDREALSYCRRVIENPTVGLTVVRFVPADKPAGSPAHSPATISIVTGDGEEGKLDEEYLNEFRVRYAGNESVVYAEHVTSNAVETVSVIREMGDTHDLYVVGRSQSEEAAALTSGLTEWAECPELGPIGDLLASSDFAMSVSVLVVNQYVARPPPAGGHAAGDDGGHRTPLQRLMSHVNPRSLATAADAGMPQAAARI
- the LOC121992465 gene encoding nuclear transport factor 2-like isoform X1, whose translation is MAAQPTGVERSPLPAEVVGNAFVDQYYHILQHSPDMLHRFYQESSKLGRLDSHGAMVLVTTTEAINQKLLLSTGHVGAEMKTVDAQESLGDGVSVLVTGYLTGEDNVKRSFIQSFFLAPQDNGFFVLNDIFRFVEEAEHQQVNQGLANGNAEPHAAEEALPPQQEEQALDQTVSVEDEVLNKEEVYKPSENGLVVEEEEPIAKVINEVPSVSPVVVVESSPVTAQEDMPKKSYASIVKIMKDSTAVSVPARIPHRQPTVKAEPVPVPAPSAVPTTDAPTTNSSTAERSNVIEAEGADGHSIFVKSLPLDATPEQLEQEFNKFGPIKADGIQVRSHKLQGFCYGFVEFEAANSVQKALEASPVMIGGRQAYVEEKRATGSRVGSRGRFDARGGFRNDARGRGSFYGGGRGYGRRDFDTKPDFGGRGGGRGRYPNRGDVGYQRVDGMDFVGGRGNSSAGSAIRASARN
- the LOC121992465 gene encoding nuclear transport factor 2-like isoform X2; its protein translation is MAAQPTGVERSPLPAEVVGNAFVDQYYHILQHSPDMLHRFYQESSKLGRLDSHGAMVLVTTTEAINQKLLLSTGHVGAEMKTVDAQESLGDGVSVLVTGYLTGEDNVKRSFIQSFFLAPQDNGFFVLNDIFRFVEEAEHQQVNQGLANGNAEPHAAEEALPPQQEEQALDQTVSVEDEVLNKEEVYKPSENGLVVEEEEPIAKVINEVPSVSPVVVVESSPVTAQEDMPKKSYASIVKIMKDSTAVSVPARIPHRQPTVKAEPVPVPAPSAVPTTDAPTTNSSTAERSNVIEAEADGHSIFVKSLPLDATPEQLEQEFNKFGPIKADGIQVRSHKLQGFCYGFVEFEAANSVQKALEASPVMIGGRQAYVEEKRATGSRVGSRGRFDARGGFRNDARGRGSFYGGGRGYGRRDFDTKPDFGGRGGGRGRYPNRGDVGYQRVDGMDFVGGRGNSSAGSAIRASARN